From Miscanthus floridulus cultivar M001 chromosome 15, ASM1932011v1, whole genome shotgun sequence, the proteins below share one genomic window:
- the LOC136506704 gene encoding aspartyl protease APCB1-like — MAPPPPPAGEQQQPQPQLHGVVIITFPPSDQPSKGKTITAFTYTDDAPPPPPPPDPVMGYPAATGVRRRPRRVLSTRRVAAAALVLGAIAVAAYYCFYSDVAVQFLGMEQEEAQKERNETRSFLLPLFPKARQGRALREFGDVKLAARKVDDGGRKARNKMEVAKAAAAGTNSTALLPIKGNVFPDGQYYTSIFVGNPPRPYFLDVDTGSDLTWIQCDAPCTNCAKGPHPLYKPTKEKIVPPRDLLCQELQGNQNYCETCKQCDYEIEYADQSSSMGVLARDDMHLIATNGGREKLDFVFGCAYDQQGQLLSSPAKTDGILGLSNAAISLPSQLASHGIISNIVGHCFPREQGGKGYMFLGDDYVPRWGITWTSIRSGPDNLYHTEAYHVTYGDQQLRVREQAGNTVQAIFDSGSSYTYLPNEIYENLVAAIKYASPGFVQDSSDQTLPLCWKADFPVRYLEDVKQFFKPLNLHFGKKWLFMSKTFTISPEDYLIISDKGNVCLGLLNGTEINHGSTIIVGDVSLRAKLVVYDNQRRQIGWANSDCTKPQSQKGFPFFL, encoded by the exons ATGGCGCCGCCTCCTCCCCCGgcgggggagcagcagcagccgcagccgcagctccACGGGGTGGTCATCATCACGTTCCCTCCCTCGGACCAGCCCTCCAAGGGCAAGACCATCACCGCCTTCACCTACACCGACGACGCCCCGCCCCCTCCCCCGCCCCCGGATCCGGTGATGGGGTACCCGGCGGCGACGGGGGTCAGGCGGCGCCCGAGGCGGGTGCTCTCGACGCggcgcgtggcggcggcggcgctcgtgcTGGGCGCGATCGCGGTCGCCGCCTACTACTGCTTCTACTCGGACGTGGCCGTGCAGTTCCTGGGGATGGAGCAGGAGGAGGCGCAGAAGGAGCGGAACGAGACCAGGTCCTTCCTGCTGCCGCTCTTCCCCAAGGCGCGTCAGGGCCGCGCCCTGCGGGAGTTCGGGGACGTCAAGCTCGCCGCCAGGAAGGTCGATGACGGCGGAAGGAAGGCGAGGAACAAGATGGAGGTCGCGAAGGCGGCCGCGGCCGGGACCAATTCCACGGCGTTGCTCCCGATCAAGGGCAATGTCTTCCCCGATGG CCAGTATTATACATCTATCTTTGTTGGGAACCCTCCAAGACCATACTTTCTTGATGTTGATACTGGAAGTGACTTGACGTGGATCCAGTGTGATGCACCATGTACAAACTGCGCAAAG GGACCACATCCTTTATATAAGCCAACAAAAGAAAAGATTGTCCCTCCTAGAGATTTGTTATGCCAAGAATTGCAAGGCAACCAGAACTACTGTGAAACCTGCAAGCAGTGTGACTATGAAATTGAATACGCAGACCAAAGCTCCTCAATGGGTGTCCTTGCAAGGGATGATATGCATCTGATCGCAACCAATGGTGGAAGGGAAAAACTAGATTTTGTCTTTGG GTGTGCATATGATCAGCAAGGCCAGCTTTTGTCCTCACCAGCAAAGACCGATGGGATCCTTGGACTTAGCAATGCGGCGATAAGCCTTCCCAGTCAGCTGGCAAGTCACGGGATTATTTCCAACATTGTCGGCCATTGTTTCCCTAGAGAGCAAGGTGGTAAAGGATATATGTTTCTGGGAGATGATTATGTACCTAGATGGGGAATAACATGGACTTCTATCCGAAGTGGTCCAGA TAACTTATATCACACAGAAGCCTACCATGTAACATATGGGGATCAGCAGCTCCGGGTGCGTGAGCAGGCAGGAAACACTGTTCAAGCAATTTTTGACAGTGGAAGCTCCTATACGTACCTCCCAAATGAAATATATGAAAACCTTGTTGCAGCA ATCAAATATGCGTCTCCGGGCTTTGTCCAAGACAGCTCAGATCAGACATTACCTTTATGCTGGAAAGCTGATTTCCCTGTGAG GTATCTGGAAGATGTCAAGCAGTTCTTCAAGCCCTTGAACCTTCACTTTGGGAAGAAATGGCTTTTCATGTCTAAAACATTCACTATTTCTCCTGAGGATTACTTGATTATTAGT GATAAAGGAAATGTCTGTCTTGGGCTTCTCAATGGGACAGAGATTAATCATGGGTCAACTATCATAGTGGGAG ATGTTTCTCTGCGCGCCAAGTTAGTTGTGTATGACAATCAACGGAGGCAGATTGGATGGGCAAATTCAGACTGCACCAAACCGCAATCACAAAAGGGCTTTCCCTTCTTCCTCTGA